A genomic region of Arachis hypogaea cultivar Tifrunner chromosome 5, arahy.Tifrunner.gnm2.J5K5, whole genome shotgun sequence contains the following coding sequences:
- the LOC112803621 gene encoding uncharacterized protein has protein sequence MGKSWKDTRLRLYDDYYEPTLSTEENIENRSPGIDRDHWRWYLDYRAKPETKEKCKKNALNRSKQLYTHTGGSKSLARRREEESEQEGRIVSRGELWIKVHKRSDGSYINDEAREIGERLLEIEQEHESSRVLSQNDSLAQVFGREKPGRVRGVGLGPTPSQLFGTNLRPSVNRVLEEETQRKLNELQTELEAEKLKRKAMEDEAAADKKRIKVMESALIYLFQRQGEELPPEIAAGMC, from the exons atgGGGAAGTCCTGGAAAGATACAAGGCTAAGGTTGTATGATGATTACTACGAGCCAACACTGTCGACTGAAGAAAATATCGAGAACCGTTCGCCAGGAATTGATCGAGATCACTGGCGATGGTACCTTGATTATCGCGCCAAACCTGAGACGAAG GAGAAGTGCAAGAAAAATGCATTAAATCGATCAAAACAGCTGTATACACACACTGGCGGTTCAAAAAGCCTGGCTCGGCGGAGGGAAGAAGAG TCAGAACAAGAAGGAAGGATAGTCAGTAGAGGAGAGCTGTGGATCAAGGTTCACAAAAGAAGTGATGGCTCTTATATTAATGATGAGGCGAGAGAAATTGGT GAAAGACTTCTGGAGATTGAGCAAGAACATGAGTCTTCTAGAGTCTTGTCTCAAAATGATTCCCTTGCTCAGGTTTTTGGAAGAGAGAAACCGGGTAGAGTGCGTGGAGTGGGTCTTGGACCGACTCCTAGTCAACTCTTTGGTACAAATTTGCGGCCATCAGTAAATCGAGTCCTAGAAGAGGAGACGCAAAGGAAGCTAAATGAACTACAGACAGAACTGGAAGCTGAGAAGTTGAAAAGGAAGGCGATGGAAGATGAAGCAGCAGCAGACAAGAAAAGGATAAAGGTAATGGAGAGTGCtttgatttatctttttcaacggCAGGGTGAGGAGCTGCCACCAGAGATTGCTGCAGGGATGTGTTAA